Part of the Quercus robur chromosome 5, dhQueRobu3.1, whole genome shotgun sequence genome, CCTATATTTAAGAAATCTCAGAAGgcataataattaaaacaagAACAATTAGCTCCCACTACCAAAACCTatagaaaaattacacaaaCAACAGAaaaatttaccttaaaatagCTTCCTTTCACCTAATCCTCATCAACATATGAACTAGATTGAGATAGGCACAAGTTGCCAAAATCCTCCACAAGGCTTTCTTCCTCAAAATCATGTACAGCTGAAAAAGGAAAGCAAAGCATTTATTACCCAAACAATTGTATAGCTgaaaaagcaaagcaaagcattTATTACCCAAACAATTGTACAGCtaaaaaagcaaagcaaagcattTACACAAACAACTAAAAAATATGATATACCTGGTACTCCATATAGCCAATCACGAGCACATAACAAAGCTTCTGTAGTTTGTGGCAAAAGAGAACTGCAAAACTTATCAAGAATGCGGCCACCAATGCTGAATGCAGAGTCCGAGGCAATAGTAGTAATGGGAATGCTCAAAATATCACGTGCCATCAAGGAAAGTTCTGGGAAACGATTACTGTGAGACTTCCAATACCCCATAACATTCAAATCCTCGTGCAACTTATAGTCAAATCGAGCCTCTTCAAAGTATAAATCCAACTGTGGCTTGCTTGAATCTGAGCCAATAAGTTGACTCATTGTTGTGCCTAATGATTGTCAATGCAACCATTTCCCTATACGTAGCTTGATCTAAAGGCTGACGAGACACAATTTCATTGGCAACCTCATGGCATTTTGCTCTATGACGCAACAAAGAAGTAGTGCCATTAGACCCGGCAACAAAagaattttgacattttttacaCTTTGCTCTCTCTTTCCCATCAAAACCTTGCAGATGGGGTTACTTTAAGCCAGTTTAATTGGAGTAATTCCAATTGAGACTGTGTGAGTTTGGATAGTGGCAGGAATGGCGTTTTGCACGTCTgcctttttttggttgggtccCATGTACTGTTCACGGGATCCGCAAGTACGTAATTCAACAAATTCTTCTTTAAAACTGGGTTTCacgacactatttacacatttaaaaattatttttttacagtatttttagcaataaatttttagtttttagcaatAAGCGATATCCAGATAGACCCTACGTTTTTATTGGAAATTGAGCTTTGGAAATGAATTGGTGGATTAAACGCATTAATTAGGCCGGAATGTTTGTGTATTATGAATAGGACAATATGATGCAATGAAAAGGACTAGGTGATAACTAATAAGTAGCATTTGacctttttttaaaactttgattTGGGGCATGCACTACTaggatttattattttgtgtaataGTAACATGCAATATCCCTAGTGGGTTTCACATCTGTGAGATCTATCTCCCTTTTGAGAGAGATTGTATAcaacaattacataaaatattacctCCATTATAAAGGATTTTAGGATGGCTAATGGTAGAATGGATTAAGCTAGTGTGCTAATGATATCGTGGAGAGTAATGTTATAGACATAAAATTTCAcagaattttttaaataagttaatttgGCAAGTTTTTATTAGTTCTCATATAAATCAACCActaatgtaactttttttttttcttttatctactAGTAACAAATTGCCATACTagtcattttaaaatatttttatgaactTTCTCTAGCGTGGACACTATTGGAAACGAATAATGGAGGATTACAAAAATTGaagcacaacaacaacaacaacaaggaGGAAAGGATCGAGTCTTACTTCATCGAGTAACTAGTACGCCTTAACCTTTAAGAATAGGCAAGCTACTCAAAAACTCATCGAGACCCTCGAAAAATCCAATCCCTTCAACGTTATCCTCCACTCCATGCCCCGCCCCATTCCCTTCACTAACCCCAGCTGCAATCGGCTCCTCCACCTCATTACTAAACTCCACATTCAAATCCAACTTTCCCAACTCTGTGGCCCCCGCCCCCCTCCTCATACCACTACCCACTACAACTGTCTTCTTCCCTTTACTCGACTCCCCCTTTGACACATGTACTAAATATATCCTTAATGCTGTGTAGCATTACTACCCTAATGAGTTAAAATCTCTTCAAACAAGTTAGAAAActtcaatttaattattatatcatGGGGTTGGTGCCCACATTGGCATTGCAAGTCAGGTTTCTAATCCATTTTTAAGTATATACACGCTGTAATTTTAAACCATGTTAGCAAGCAAACTCATACCTTGTAATGCATTTACATAtctataaaatttggaaatgtGAAAGAAATTTGACATCTACTAACTACTTTCACAGatttaaattaccaaaaaaaaaggttcaggCAATCGAAATTAATACAAAACCCACTATTGTTCtggatcttaaaaaaaaaatgaaaagcctCGAAAAGCAAGCTATATTTCTATCCTTAACACATACAAAAACGAAAGAGGGCAAAGATGAAGAGGAACCCAGATCAAGAATCATAGTAATAGACACAAAAACATGAATAAATCATGGAATTGAGGAAGGTTAGAAAGGTACCACCAGAAATCTTCGACGGTGTCGAAGGTGTAGACCTTGCGGAGAGAGGTGCCCCACGCCGCACCTTGTTTGGGTTTGGACTGGTTGTCGAACCAGAAGGTCCAAATCTAAGATTCGAAGCTTACCGATGAGTGATTGGAGGCCGAGAAAGTGAGGGGGAAAATGAAAACCTAACTCTGAAACGTGATTGGAGGCTGAGAAAATGAGGGGTAAAATGAAAACCTAATCCTAAAACGTCTGAGGTGAGTGCTGGGTTGACCGGTTGAGTTTGGGTTAATTGATATTGGGTTTAATGGGGTTGAATGGGCTTTAAGTTAAAACCCAATTATTACTGGGTTTAATTGGGTTGATACtcatttaacccaactaataattgggtgggtgggtttgggtgggcaaatgggtttgggctcattttgccacccctaatggCAAATGAAGTACTCTGCTTGCTAACATATCGCTAACAtgaccattaaaatattattaaaaaaattatttgacatttttaaataccacatcaaattgaaattaataaaacaaaattaaaacaaaaaaaggcaaaacagaaattttaattttaattaaaaaaaaataaaaaaacaaacaaaacatttacttttttgttagtttaacaACATAATGTCAATGTGCCAAAGTAATGatataggaattttttttctaaataacaataaatattaaaaattttagttaattgtcatatttcaaaacaatattgaaaactagcatctcgagtgtctaaaactcgagttccaagataaaaatcgagtttttaaatCTCGATTTGTATGtggattagtttaaagtggaaaaaaattaagctgaaaatcgagttttaaagactcgatttccataaattgaataaaaacgccgctataggtctataaaacctcgctatagggcttaaaaacgccactataggactccataAATCtgtacttaagaaaaaaaaaatttcaggaaaacgccgctatagagctttaaaacgtcactgaaaggcttaaaaacgccactataggtgaaatttttttcgcataaaactcgagtcttaaagactcgagatctatgggGCCTTTTTCtcatatggatctcgagtttctaaaactcgagatgctactttcctttattgtttcaaacgttgcctaactaactatatacaaTTCTTTTGCATTGTTGTTTTGCACATTACCTCAATGATATAGTGATTTATCCTGCCCGTCTTTTAGACGTTTTGTCCTCTGCTGCAGGTCTTTCAACAACATATCCTGTGTCAAGCTACAAGTCGTATTGGAGCATTTGTCAAACAGAGACGTGctttactattttttgttattataacaTTAGAAGTTGAGTTAGTTTGTTGTTTCTGTTAAGAAGCTATCGGATAGTAGTTACATTAGTTCAATCTTATAAGAgctttgttttcacttttccattATAAATAGCAGAGTATGCTCTCGATGAATGTATTGAAATATAGAAGATTTGTTCTATGCAAAACAGTTAACAAAGGGAGACAACACATATACAACATAAGTTGCGGAGATTATTGAAACATTtgtaacaataacaacaaagtCGCTCAAATGTGCCAAACATTACAACAATGGCAGAGtaaatacaacaacaacaaaggaTATTATTCTTCTTCCCCATCATTCATGTCACTCCTGGTAACTTTAATAGAAAGTAAAAGTGCGTAGTAGAGTATGTAGCGAGAAGTAGAATTGTGAAGGGAACTTGGTAGACAAAGTGGAAAAAATAGTATAGAGAGAGTGAGGAAGAATGAGGCAATGAACAAAACTAGATAGGAAAGCCAGTTGAGGCTTCTCAATACTAGATAATTACCTACCATAAATGATACGGAGACCATTAGTAGAGACAGTCCCATTATTGGCACTGAGAACTTAAAGGCAGCAATAACCAAGTTAAGATCACCAAGTTGTGCCGAGATGAGAACAACAACAGTAATGGTATACATAGCTATGGTGTTGCAAATTACGAATACATAAAACATGCGTATGCCAAGGAACGTTACCATACCTCCAGAGCTGTTGTAGCCACCTGGCATGGTGAAAGCTGCAGCAAAGGTTACAGTGGCCACAAGTGTTGCGACCAATAGTAGTGTGTCGACCCTATTCTTGTATCTCTCTGTGCCATGTGGCTCCCCAAGCTCTGAACTTTGCAATTTCTTTCTGACAATGCCTGGAGGAGCTCTTTGTGCTCCGGCGTATCTCAAGGCTTGCCTTGTCAATCGCTACATGGTAAATGAGGAAATTTGTCATGACCAATTGACCATGTTGTTATTTCTCAAACATTACACACTCTCTCTTTATGAAGGCCATTATCTTTGACTGCTCATTACTTTatccataaaatatttaaattacaatttttttaatattataaaattatacacaaaatatgaatttatagtttttataataATGATATCTGATTAACATTAAGTGCTCgtgtgtgaatatatatatataatatgagagaaaaaaaaatgaacaaaatatatgtTTGGTTTAATTCCAGCAGTAAAAAGTTGTTCAGGAAAATATTTAAGTCCTTTGGAAATTTCTCTATAGAAAATTTATAAACCTGGCAAGACATTTAATTGTGATTAATAccacatcaacaacataataattAAACAGAAGATTTTAGATCAAGTGAGAATGGATTTGCAATTGTGTCATGCATTTTAATGATGACATACCTCTCGAAATGAGGGAATCTTCTCGCTATTGTTCCATGAAATGTCCAGTGCTGTCTTGCCATCGTTGTTCAATGAATTTAAGCTAATTCTTTTGTCCCAGGTCAAAATGCTCACGACCTTTGGATACCTTCCCTTGGAGGCCAAATGTAAAGGGGTGTTTCcttctttgtctttttcattGAAAAGCATTTCAAGGTCATTCCTTATTATCATATAAGCTACCATTTTGGCTTTTCCACTCAGAAATGCAAAATGTTTTGACCCTCTAGGTTGAGCAACTCACTCAAATCTGGATACTGgttgagaaaaaattcaattaccTGGATATGTCCTTTTCTGGATGCTGTGTGAACGGGAAAAAACCCATCCTGGTCACTTTTATATGCACAATCTGGAGATTTTCTTATTAAGTATTGAACCCCGTCAAGGTATCCTATTGATGCTGCACAGGAAAGGGGAGTCATCCCTTTATCCTTTTGCAATTTGATGAGATTTGgcaattttctcaaaacagtATCAAGAACCGCTGGTACACAAATAATAAGAATTGAGATTCAATTGAAGTAGCATTTTTAAAAGTTGACTtagaataaattatattaataataaagaaCCGCGTGTATTCTTAAGGGAATAGTAAATACTATATGTGGGGACAGAGAACTCGTGGCCCAGACCCATTCTACGTTAGGGcccagggcccaagccgaggagagccaagccgaggacgacctcttgctcggcacctcacgaaatgcctgaagaaatGGGCAAACTGAGTGCAGGGGTagggtaagggaaaaagctgccaaaaTCATAATACTAAatcctgtatctgacaagtccatgctctaaaccataccccttaactttcccaacgaccccgAACCACTCTAGGCATTGGTTAAcgggacaggtctgcaccccagaaaaataaaactaacacGTAGACTCTAAGGGGGAAGAAAAAGACGAGTATAAAAGGGGGGGAAGGCTCCTTGGACCGCGTCTAAGGACTCAAGTCCTACAACCCGTAtcaatggagggcttagctagtcaagccaagcccgTCCATATAAGAACTCCCCTAGACGCCACGATTAAACCGTtgacctgtgcccaaggtcatgcctttcacgcccactctctacaaatcatattgttggggccctttgcatacgagcccaacgtcactcttgggtcgttaaataaatcgtgtccctacactaTATATGatacatatttaattaataaatattatcgAATAAAATTTAATCTAAAGAATTTGTAGAAAATAACTTTCCTAAgataaatttgatttgatttttttttttttttagaaaagaattAGAATTTGTTTAGGGTTTGATGTTTAAAAAGACAAtggattttaattaatttaaactaatataGTTTAATACTATTTGTGTATATAGATATggcttacaaaaaattaaagttgcAACATTAACAGAAGTCAGTGGTTTTTAGTTTATCTTATAATATCGATAGACATAGATAtagatttacatttattattcaaGTTAAGGCAAAACTTTTTAGTTGactcttaaaaattcaaaactatgAATTTTCTAGGTACATATATGGATTGGAGACATGGTTAATatgcgccccccccccccccccccctctttctcAAGTTAAAGGATATTTGAATTAGAGCTTCAATTTGTCTTGAAGATAATCCCTTGATCATGATGTCAGCTAATTGGTCATTATTGgtgttagaaatactaaatgaatgtattgtatttttcaagtaataaatatacatgagtgccttcATATAGAAGGCAAAGTGTATAGTACATATGTGTAGTATAAATATGTGTTATACAAGTAAATAAGGTCTAAGGCCCATAGCCTATTACATGTTAACAGCctctctcaaactcaaggtgggtgtgagaccaacttgaggttgtcaatcAAAGTACGAAGGCATCCCTTAGGATGTAACTTGATGAAGATAtttgcaagttgatctttagagaAGATCGAGAGtagcttgagagcaccatggataAGATGATAatagataaaatgacaatcaatcttaATGTGTTTAGTCTGTTCATGAAAGACGTCATTGTAAACAATATGAATGACACTCtagttgtcacaataaagaggagtagcagaAGGTGTAGACACACCTAAATCTTTAAGAAGCCATCGAAGCCAAAGGAACTCATATGTGGTATCAgtaagggcacgatattctgcttccaTACTAGAACGGGCCACAAcagtttgtttcttgcttcaccaagaaatcaaagaagaattaagaagaaagaaatagctAGTGGTTGACCTTCAATTAGTGGGATCTCCTGCCAAATCAACATCAGAGAagaaaaggccatgaaagagAACGTCATTCAAGTATCAAATAATGCTTAAAACAACAGCATAGTGAGTCAATTGTGGAGCAAACAAATATCGCCTCACCTAGTGAACAACATAGAAAATTTCTGGATGAGTGACAaggagataaactaggctgccaaccaatcgtttgtaaagagagggattagacaatggtttcccacccccccccccccacctctGAGAAGTCAGATGTGCATTAAGTTCAACTAGAGTGTCAATAGTCTTGCTATCAATAAGTCCAGCTTGAGACAAAagttcagaagcatacttggtttgagtaatataaagtctaTTTGtggaatgagtgatttcaagactcaagaagtagctgagatgtctgaaatatttcatctcaaactgctgactAAGAAAATTCttaagttcttgaatgccaTTAAGGTCATCACCAATTATGATcttatcatccacatataggtGAAGCAAAATAGTGTCTTTGTTGGTGCGgtgaagaaataaggcagaatcataaggACTGGCAATGTAACCCAAGCGAAAGATGGTGGAGCTGAACTTAGAAAACCAaactcgtggagcttgtttaatgCCATAAAGTGCGTGTTGAATGTGACAAACTTTTTTTGATTCAATAGAGAGACCAAGAGATTGTATATAAACTTAttcacttaaatccccattaaggaaggAATTTTTGACATTCATCTGAAAAATGTTCCATTTACTAGTAGCAGCAACAActaagagggcacgaacagatgagatacaaGAAGCTGAAGCAAATGTCTGTTCATAATCAATCTCATACTCCAGTGTAAAAGCTTTTGTAACAAAACAAGTCTTATATcactcaatggacccatcagaacGAGTCTTGATCTTGTAAATCTACTTACAAAGAACCGCAAACTGTCCAGGAGGGAAAGTAACCAAATCTCAGGTATGGGTTTTAGATAATgtatcaagttcctctttcattgcaattcgctataaagggtcagtggaggcCTCACGATAAGTGTGAGGCTCATGTAGTGTAGCAAAAGTAGTGTAACAACGATAGTGAagta contains:
- the LOC126724918 gene encoding zinc finger BED domain-containing protein RICESLEEPER 3-like → MSQLIGSDSSKPQLDLYFEEARFDYKLHEDLNVMGYWKSHSNRFPELSLMARDILSIPITTIASDSAFSIGGRILDKFCSSLLPQTTEALLCARDWLYGVPAVHDFEEESLVEDFGNLCLSQSSSYVDED